A genomic stretch from Cloacibacterium caeni includes:
- the fbaA gene encoding class II fructose-bisphosphate aldolase has product MSRKFPAGVATGSLVSEIFAHAKENNYALPAVNVVGSSNINATMETAVKLNAPVIIQFSNGGAAFNAGKSLSTENQKSAILGGIAGARHIHTLAEAYGATVILHTDHCAKKLLPWIDGLLDASEEHYKAFGKSLFSSHMLDLSEEPIEENLDISTKYFERMAKMGMTLEIELGVTGGEEDGVDNSDVDSSKLYTQPDEVAYAYETLKAISPEFTIAAAFGNVHGVYKPGNVKLTPKILDNSQKYVQEKFGTSEKPVNFVFHGGSGSTLEEIREAISYGVIKMNIDTDLQFAYTEGIRDYMNSNIEYLRTQIGNPEGEEKPNKKFYDPRVWIRKGEETFVNRLVKAFEDLNNVNTLG; this is encoded by the coding sequence ATGAGCAGAAAATTTCCGGCAGGTGTTGCCACAGGTTCATTAGTATCAGAAATTTTTGCACACGCAAAAGAAAATAATTACGCACTTCCTGCAGTAAACGTAGTAGGTTCTAGTAACATAAACGCTACTATGGAAACAGCAGTTAAATTAAACGCTCCAGTAATTATTCAGTTTTCAAACGGAGGAGCTGCATTTAACGCAGGAAAAAGCCTTAGTACTGAAAATCAAAAATCTGCAATCCTAGGAGGAATTGCAGGCGCTAGACATATTCATACCCTTGCAGAAGCTTATGGAGCTACCGTAATTCTTCACACAGACCACTGTGCTAAAAAATTACTTCCTTGGATTGATGGATTATTAGACGCAAGCGAAGAGCATTACAAAGCATTTGGTAAGTCATTGTTCTCTTCTCACATGCTAGATTTATCAGAAGAACCTATCGAAGAAAATTTAGACATTTCTACTAAATATTTCGAAAGAATGGCTAAAATGGGCATGACTCTAGAAATAGAATTAGGAGTAACTGGTGGCGAAGAAGATGGTGTAGACAACTCTGATGTAGATTCTTCTAAATTGTACACTCAGCCAGACGAAGTAGCATACGCTTACGAAACATTGAAAGCTATTTCTCCAGAATTTACAATCGCTGCAGCTTTTGGTAATGTTCACGGTGTTTACAAACCAGGAAACGTGAAATTAACTCCGAAAATCTTAGACAATTCTCAAAAATATGTACAAGAAAAATTCGGAACTTCTGAAAAACCAGTAAACTTTGTATTCCACGGTGGTTCTGGTTCTACATTAGAAGAAATTAGAGAAGCAATTTCTTATGGTGTGATTAAAATGAACATCGATACAGACCTTCAGTTTGCTTACACAGAAGGAATTAGAGATTATATGAATTCTAATATCGAGTATTTAAGAACTCAAATTGGTAATCCAGAAGGTGAAGAAAAACCAAACAAAAAATTCTATGACCCAAGAGTTTGGATTAGAAAAGGTGAAGAAACTTTCGTTAATAGATTAGTAAAAGCCTTTGAAGATTTAAATAACGTAAATACATTAGGCTAA
- the accD gene encoding acetyl-CoA carboxylase, carboxyltransferase subunit beta: MAFDWFKRKKKNITTGTEEKKDVPKGLWHQTPSGKIVEHDELKRNNYVSPEDGFHVRIGSAEFYDILFDEGKFTELHPDVESIDMLKFKDTKAYTDRLKEVKSKTKLKDSIRNARGSVNGVDMVISCMDFAFIGGSLGSVMGEKIRRAVDYCIEHQLPYMIICQSGGARMQEAAYSLMQLAKVQSKLAQLSDKKLPYIAYLCDPTFGGITASFAMTADVIMAEPGALIGFAGPRVIRETIGRDLPEGFQTSEFIQEKGFVDFIVKRTEIKETVSKTVKLLMNK, from the coding sequence ATGGCTTTTGATTGGTTTAAAAGAAAGAAAAAAAATATTACCACAGGAACCGAAGAGAAAAAAGACGTTCCAAAAGGTCTTTGGCATCAAACTCCTTCTGGTAAGATTGTAGAACATGACGAGCTTAAGAGAAATAATTACGTTTCTCCAGAAGACGGTTTCCACGTGAGAATAGGAAGCGCAGAGTTCTACGATATACTTTTTGACGAAGGGAAATTCACAGAATTACATCCCGATGTAGAAAGTATAGATATGCTTAAATTTAAAGATACAAAAGCATATACAGACCGATTAAAAGAAGTAAAATCTAAAACAAAACTTAAAGATTCCATCAGAAATGCAAGAGGAAGCGTAAATGGTGTAGACATGGTGATTTCTTGTATGGATTTTGCGTTTATCGGGGGTTCTTTAGGTTCTGTAATGGGCGAAAAAATCAGAAGAGCTGTAGATTATTGTATAGAACATCAACTTCCTTACATGATTATCTGCCAATCTGGTGGTGCTAGAATGCAAGAAGCGGCTTACTCTCTGATGCAATTAGCAAAAGTACAGTCTAAGTTGGCTCAACTTTCTGATAAAAAATTGCCTTACATTGCTTATTTATGCGACCCTACTTTTGGTGGAATTACCGCATCTTTTGCAATGACTGCAGATGTAATCATGGCAGAACCTGGCGCTTTAATTGGTTTTGCAGGTCCTAGAGTAATTAGAGAAACCATCGGTAGAGATTTACCAGAAGGTTTCCAAACGTCTGAATTTATTCAGGAAAAAGGATTTGTAGATTTTATTGTAAAAAGAACTGAAATTAAAGAAACGGTTTCTAAAACAGTGAAACTATTGATGAATAAATAG
- a CDS encoding DUF6973 domain-containing protein, protein MTPKLVFNVLKSLSLNNLLKLFLTGFSHPIFSVLTFFATYKTYKISEKLFPKTHGLHGAGNAFRHALWNSLIMMYCCKVSSPKKALIWTEKITQMHEDLFPNEPLQRKMDLHNNKVGRDYFMQLLPTIHRQFFETSFFVDQLLALTQQIKTVKNTDETFGFELIMIDEKRETLA, encoded by the coding sequence ATGACGCCTAAACTTGTTTTTAATGTCTTAAAAAGCTTAAGTTTAAATAACCTTTTGAAATTATTTTTAACAGGGTTTAGTCATCCTATTTTTTCTGTTCTCACTTTTTTTGCAACCTATAAAACGTACAAAATTTCTGAAAAATTATTTCCAAAAACACATGGTTTACACGGTGCAGGAAATGCTTTCAGACATGCCCTTTGGAACAGTTTGATTATGATGTATTGCTGCAAGGTTTCTTCCCCGAAAAAAGCGCTCATTTGGACTGAAAAAATCACGCAAATGCACGAAGATTTATTTCCCAATGAGCCTCTGCAACGCAAAATGGATTTGCATAATAATAAAGTGGGGCGTGATTATTTTATGCAATTATTACCTACGATTCACAGACAGTTTTTTGAAACCAGCTTTTTTGTAGATCAACTGTTGGCATTAACTCAGCAGATTAAAACCGTAAAAAACACAGACGAAACGTTCGGGTTTGAACTGATTATGATAGACGAAAAAAGAGAAACTTTAGCATAA
- a CDS encoding mannose-1-phosphate guanylyltransferase, with product MSKTKYCVIMAGGIGSRFWPMSTQKFPKQFQDILGTGRTMIQQTFDRIKQIVPSENIYVITNQEYVELSHHQLPEIPLENIVGEPVMKNTAACNIYMVNKIADRDPDANVIVLPADHLIIKEKVFLEKVELAFDLASKHDYLITLGITPTRPDTGYGYIQFIEKKEEEFFKVKTFTEKPSLEIAKAFLESGDFLWNAGIFVWNVKSIHKAFHEFLPEMTHEFDTCEYNNDKESVCIETIYPKVEKISIDNGILEKAKNVYVIPADLGWSDLGTWTSVYENAEKDENNNAVKSKHVLTYNSKGNIIRLRNNNKAAIIDGLENYIVVDTEKALLICPISNDQLIKDYVLDLKNFKKGEKFM from the coding sequence ATGAGTAAAACTAAATATTGCGTAATCATGGCAGGTGGAATTGGCAGCAGATTTTGGCCAATGTCTACTCAGAAATTTCCGAAGCAGTTTCAAGATATTTTAGGAACGGGAAGAACCATGATTCAGCAAACTTTTGACCGAATAAAGCAAATCGTTCCTTCCGAGAATATATACGTAATCACCAATCAAGAGTACGTAGAATTGTCTCATCATCAGTTGCCAGAGATTCCTCTGGAAAATATTGTAGGCGAACCTGTAATGAAAAACACAGCAGCGTGTAATATCTACATGGTTAATAAAATTGCAGATAGAGATCCAGATGCAAACGTAATTGTTTTACCAGCAGATCATTTAATTATAAAAGAAAAAGTTTTTTTAGAAAAAGTAGAATTAGCCTTTGATTTAGCGAGCAAGCATGACTATCTTATTACGCTAGGAATTACACCCACTCGTCCTGATACTGGATATGGTTATATACAGTTTATCGAGAAAAAAGAGGAAGAATTTTTCAAAGTAAAAACTTTTACCGAAAAACCTAGTTTAGAAATTGCCAAAGCTTTCCTAGAAAGTGGAGATTTCCTTTGGAATGCAGGAATATTTGTTTGGAATGTAAAATCTATTCACAAGGCTTTCCACGAATTTTTGCCAGAAATGACGCATGAATTTGATACTTGCGAATATAATAATGATAAAGAATCTGTTTGCATAGAAACCATTTATCCAAAAGTAGAAAAGATTTCTATAGACAATGGAATTTTAGAAAAAGCGAAAAACGTTTACGTGATTCCCGCGGATTTAGGATGGAGTGATTTAGGAACTTGGACTTCTGTCTACGAAAACGCCGAAAAAGATGAGAACAATAATGCAGTAAAATCTAAGCACGTTCTTACCTATAATTCTAAAGGAAACATCATAAGACTAAGAAACAACAATAAAGCAGCAATTATAGACGGTTTAGAAAACTATATCGTGGTAGATACAGAGAAAGCTTTGTTGATTTGTCCAATTAGCAATGACCAATTGATTAAAGACTACGTTTTAGACTTGAAAAACTTTAAAAAAGGAGAAAAATTCATGTAA
- a CDS encoding SprT-like domain-containing protein, producing MSVSVLEKFLPENALPYLKIWFGSYPCHLKITKNRNSKLGDYRKLPDKSHQITVNGTLEPQLFFFVLTHELAHLIAFEKYGRRISPHGAEWKQTFREMLLESLTVYAEDLRPIILKFSKSPKANFMASPDLVKYFHVPKEDDEQTFIENLKKGELFEYKKEIFVIEETTKKRYLCKNIKSSRKYYFRNLAQVKKLKSEDE from the coding sequence ATGTCTGTTTCCGTTTTAGAAAAATTTTTGCCAGAGAATGCTCTTCCTTATCTCAAAATTTGGTTTGGGAGTTATCCTTGTCATCTTAAAATTACTAAAAACAGAAACAGTAAACTAGGAGATTACCGAAAATTGCCCGATAAATCTCACCAAATTACCGTCAATGGAACACTAGAGCCACAATTGTTTTTCTTTGTACTTACGCATGAATTGGCGCATTTGATTGCTTTTGAAAAATATGGCAGAAGAATTTCGCCTCATGGTGCAGAATGGAAGCAGACTTTTAGAGAAATGTTACTAGAAAGTTTGACCGTTTATGCAGAAGATTTACGTCCCATAATTCTGAAATTTTCAAAATCTCCGAAAGCCAATTTTATGGCTTCTCCAGACTTAGTGAAGTATTTTCATGTGCCAAAAGAAGATGATGAACAAACTTTTATAGAAAATCTAAAAAAAGGAGAGTTGTTCGAGTACAAGAAGGAGATTTTCGTAATAGAAGAAACAACAAAAAAGCGTTATCTTTGCAAAAATATTAAAAGCAGCAGGAAATATTATTTTAGAAATCTTGCTCAAGTTAAAAAATTGAAGTCTGAAGATGAGTAA
- a CDS encoding TolC family protein, translating to MKKIFSLVLLSAFSLGFSQKKWSLQECVDYAVKNNLQVISNQYNADIQAKNLEISKRDKLPSVSGSFNNNMSFGTTQGFQGSIGRNDNFSNSASVGANMQLYNNGRLQKSAEKSQYDLEASLLDAERVKNDISLQIAQQYLQVLLNKEVKKISDEAVANAEKVLSRAKITTEVGTTPKTVEAEATAGLAREKQRQKSSEIDIQRSLFSLAMLLQLKDYQNFDVQEVPLPSLLDAPLNSTDNIVEKAFENQPQVKAAETRILSAQKQTEIAKTAFYPSVSASAGIGTNYFDSLSRSNDGFFKQYGDNFGQQLGVSANIPIFNKGITKLQVEQAKISESIAKNTLEQQKVEVQQNVQRAYFDANANYENYLAALEAEKSTKLALEFAEKSYEAGRATIYDLNNARNNYINAQGSVSQAKYNFIFSTKLLNFYAGIPLSL from the coding sequence ATGAAAAAAATATTTTCACTCGTATTGCTATCAGCATTTTCTTTAGGGTTTTCTCAGAAGAAATGGAGTTTACAAGAATGTGTAGATTATGCTGTTAAAAATAATTTGCAAGTTATTAGTAATCAGTACAATGCAGATATTCAGGCTAAAAATCTTGAAATTTCTAAAAGAGATAAATTGCCTTCAGTTTCGGGTAGTTTTAACAATAATATGAGCTTTGGAACTACGCAAGGATTCCAAGGAAGTATCGGTAGAAATGATAATTTCAGTAACAGTGCTTCGGTTGGTGCAAATATGCAATTGTACAATAACGGAAGATTGCAGAAATCTGCTGAAAAATCTCAATATGATTTAGAAGCAAGTTTGTTAGATGCAGAACGAGTGAAAAATGATATTTCACTTCAAATTGCTCAACAATATTTACAAGTTTTACTGAATAAGGAAGTAAAAAAAATCTCTGATGAAGCCGTAGCAAATGCCGAAAAAGTATTGAGCAGAGCTAAAATTACCACAGAAGTAGGAACCACACCAAAAACGGTAGAAGCAGAAGCAACTGCAGGTTTAGCAAGAGAAAAACAACGCCAAAAATCTTCTGAAATAGACATTCAGCGTTCACTTTTTTCATTAGCGATGTTGTTGCAACTAAAAGATTATCAGAATTTTGATGTGCAAGAAGTTCCTTTGCCAAGTTTATTAGACGCACCGCTTAATTCTACTGATAATATTGTAGAAAAAGCCTTCGAAAATCAACCGCAAGTAAAAGCTGCTGAAACCAGAATTCTTTCTGCTCAAAAACAAACCGAAATTGCAAAAACTGCTTTTTATCCTTCTGTTTCTGCTTCTGCTGGAATTGGAACCAATTATTTTGATTCTTTAAGTAGAAGTAATGATGGTTTTTTTAAACAATATGGAGATAATTTTGGTCAACAATTAGGCGTTTCTGCAAACATTCCCATCTTTAACAAAGGGATTACCAAATTACAAGTAGAACAAGCTAAAATTTCTGAAAGCATTGCTAAAAACACTTTGGAACAACAAAAAGTAGAAGTTCAGCAAAATGTTCAGCGCGCTTATTTTGATGCCAATGCTAATTATGAAAACTATTTAGCTGCTTTAGAAGCCGAAAAATCGACCAAGTTAGCATTAGAGTTTGCAGAGAAAAGTTATGAAGCAGGTAGAGCTACCATTTATGACTTGAACAATGCAAGAAATAATTACATCAATGCGCAAGGTTCTGTTTCTCAAGCGAAATACAATTTTATTTTCAGCACGAAACTGTTGAATTTCTATGCAGGAATTCCGCTTTCGTTGTAA
- a CDS encoding nucleoside recognition domain-containing protein produces MVLSRIWSAFIIVAIVVASIKYLFSDNYKAIYNDLVVGKSGDTVQIAKVPVQKLSAEIQKSLTENPDSEIARINYKKDSTNQVAIYRVQKADGVISTSKTAVEISLGLIGIMTLFMGFMSIAEKAGGINFLSRMIQPFFSKLFPEIPKNHPSFGHMTLNFAANLLGLDNAATPFGLKAMESLQTLNPDKDRASNAQIMFLCLHASGLTLIPVSIIAIRASMNSATPTDIFLPTLIATFCATMAAMIIVSIKQKINLFQPTLLAFVGGISALIALLVWFLVRLSKEELDDVSKLISNGMILLIFFAIIAGAVYKKINVFDAFIDGAKEGFNVCVKIIPYLVGMLIAISLLRTSGVFDVIIDGMKWFAQIANLDTRFVDGLPTALIKPLSGSGARGMMVDTMNVFGVDSFPARLSGILQGSSDTTFYVIAVYFGAVGIKNTRYTVGAMLLADLVGIVTSILMAYLFFG; encoded by the coding sequence ATGGTTTTAAGCAGAATTTGGAGCGCATTTATTATTGTAGCCATTGTAGTGGCAAGTATTAAATATTTATTTAGCGATAACTACAAAGCAATTTATAATGATTTGGTGGTAGGAAAAAGTGGAGACACGGTTCAGATTGCTAAAGTTCCTGTTCAAAAACTTTCTGCGGAAATTCAGAAATCTTTAACCGAAAATCCAGACTCAGAAATTGCGAGAATTAATTACAAAAAAGATTCTACTAATCAAGTGGCTATTTATAGAGTTCAAAAAGCGGATGGTGTAATCTCTACCAGTAAAACTGCGGTAGAAATTTCCCTTGGTTTAATAGGAATTATGACGCTTTTTATGGGTTTTATGAGCATCGCCGAAAAAGCAGGTGGTATCAATTTTCTTTCAAGAATGATTCAACCATTTTTCTCGAAATTATTCCCCGAAATTCCTAAAAATCATCCTTCTTTCGGTCATATGACGCTTAATTTTGCAGCGAATTTATTGGGATTGGATAATGCTGCGACGCCTTTTGGTTTAAAAGCCATGGAAAGTTTACAAACCTTAAATCCTGATAAAGACAGAGCTTCTAATGCACAAATTATGTTTCTGTGTCTTCACGCAAGTGGATTAACGCTGATTCCGGTTTCTATTATTGCGATTAGAGCTTCCATGAATTCTGCAACGCCAACTGATATTTTCTTGCCCACATTAATTGCGACTTTTTGTGCAACCATGGCCGCGATGATTATTGTTTCCATCAAACAAAAAATAAATCTTTTTCAGCCTACACTTTTGGCTTTCGTAGGTGGAATTTCGGCACTCATTGCATTGTTGGTTTGGTTTTTAGTAAGACTGAGCAAAGAAGAATTAGATGATGTAAGTAAACTCATCAGCAACGGAATGATTTTGTTGATTTTCTTTGCAATTATCGCAGGAGCTGTTTACAAAAAAATAAATGTTTTCGATGCGTTTATTGATGGCGCAAAAGAAGGATTTAATGTTTGTGTGAAAATTATTCCGTATTTGGTAGGAATGCTGATTGCGATTTCATTACTAAGAACTTCTGGTGTTTTTGATGTCATTATAGACGGAATGAAATGGTTTGCCCAAATTGCCAATCTTGATACCCGCTTTGTGGACGGTTTACCAACGGCTTTAATCAAACCACTTTCTGGTTCAGGAGCAAGAGGAATGATGGTAGACACAATGAATGTTTTTGGCGTAGATTCTTTTCCTGCGAGACTTTCTGGGATTTTACAAGGAAGTTCAGATACTACTTTTTATGTGATTGCAGTGTATTTTGGAGCGGTAGGAATTAAGAACACGCGTTATACAGTTGGTGCGATGTTGTTGGCAGATTTAGTGGGAATTGTTACTTCTATTTTAATGGCGTATTTGTTTTTTGGGTAG
- a CDS encoding elongation factor G has protein sequence MSTNTKDLRNVVLLGHSGSGKTTFIETMLYEGGAIKRRGTVEQHNTVSDNTDLEHERENTIFSHQMFVNWKKNKINVLDTPGFDDFVGEVIANLKVADTALIMVNAAAGVEVGTELVWEYVEDYKTPSIFVINQMDHQKADYDAALEQLKNRFGSKVIPIQYPLNSGESFNQIVDALRMVMYEFPATGGKPEKKPIPESEMVRANEMHNALVEMAAENEEGLMEKYFEEGNLSEEELAQGLMIGLAKHDFFPVFVASGAKDMGSGRIMGFIDDIAPSPADRFGSKLENGEVLACNAADKATIFIYKTQSEPQVGVVSYFKVFSGEIKPGDELINANNGELERISQIFVAEGKERTAVDKLVAGDLGVTVKLKSGHSNNTLNTKGVDRKIEPMKFPESRLRKAVFVENTAETEKLFAALNKLKEEDPTLKVEIDHDTHEAILGGQGQLHLDLVKYRLEKDFGVKMEMKNPKISYRETITGKAEADYRHKKQSGGAGQFGEIHMRVENYYEGMPEPEGVNIRSKEFEDLPWGGKFAFYWCIVGGAIDSRYIGAIKKGIMQQLKEGPLTGSHCQNIRVSVYDGKMHSVDSNDISFQLAASGAFKEAFHNAHPQLLEPMYHVEILAPDECTGDVMGDLQTRRAMISGMDSEGHYQKIMAEVPLAEMNDYGSTLRSLTGGRAKFSMKFNDYQLVPANVQQDLVKKHAAEKVEA, from the coding sequence ATGAGCACTAACACTAAAGACCTCCGTAACGTAGTTTTACTCGGGCATTCAGGAAGCGGTAAAACTACATTTATAGAAACCATGCTCTACGAAGGTGGAGCGATCAAAAGAAGAGGAACTGTAGAACAACACAACACCGTTTCCGACAATACCGACCTAGAACACGAACGCGAAAACACGATTTTCTCACATCAAATGTTCGTGAATTGGAAAAAAAATAAAATCAACGTTTTAGATACCCCTGGTTTTGACGATTTCGTAGGTGAAGTAATTGCCAACTTAAAAGTAGCAGATACTGCACTGATTATGGTAAATGCTGCAGCTGGTGTAGAAGTAGGCACTGAATTGGTTTGGGAATATGTAGAAGATTACAAAACACCTTCTATTTTCGTGATTAATCAGATGGATCACCAAAAAGCAGATTACGATGCTGCTTTAGAACAACTTAAAAATAGATTTGGAAGCAAAGTGATTCCTATTCAGTATCCACTGAACTCTGGTGAAAGTTTTAACCAAATTGTGGATGCCTTGAGAATGGTAATGTACGAGTTTCCTGCAACTGGTGGTAAACCAGAGAAAAAACCAATCCCAGAATCTGAAATGGTAAGAGCCAATGAAATGCACAATGCATTGGTAGAAATGGCAGCCGAAAACGAAGAAGGATTAATGGAAAAATATTTCGAAGAAGGTAATCTTTCTGAAGAAGAATTGGCACAAGGTTTAATGATTGGTTTAGCAAAACACGATTTCTTCCCAGTATTTGTAGCTTCTGGTGCTAAAGATATGGGCTCTGGTAGAATTATGGGCTTTATAGATGATATCGCTCCATCTCCAGCTGACCGTTTTGGTAGCAAACTAGAAAATGGCGAAGTTTTGGCTTGTAATGCTGCAGACAAAGCCACTATTTTCATTTACAAAACTCAATCTGAACCGCAAGTTGGCGTAGTTTCTTATTTCAAAGTATTCTCTGGCGAAATAAAACCAGGTGATGAACTGATTAATGCCAATAACGGTGAACTCGAAAGAATTTCTCAAATTTTCGTAGCAGAAGGAAAAGAGAGAACCGCCGTAGATAAATTAGTTGCGGGTGACCTAGGTGTTACCGTAAAACTTAAAAGCGGACATTCTAACAATACCCTCAATACAAAAGGTGTTGATAGAAAAATAGAACCTATGAAATTCCCAGAAAGCAGACTGAGAAAAGCTGTTTTCGTAGAAAATACAGCAGAAACAGAAAAACTTTTTGCTGCGCTTAATAAACTTAAAGAAGAAGATCCTACCCTAAAAGTAGAAATAGACCATGATACGCACGAAGCGATTTTAGGAGGACAAGGTCAGTTGCACCTAGACTTGGTAAAATACCGTCTCGAAAAAGATTTCGGAGTGAAAATGGAAATGAAAAATCCTAAAATTTCTTACCGCGAAACCATCACTGGAAAAGCAGAAGCAGATTACAGACATAAAAAACAATCTGGTGGCGCTGGACAATTTGGTGAAATTCACATGAGAGTAGAAAACTACTATGAAGGAATGCCAGAACCAGAAGGTGTAAATATTAGAAGCAAAGAATTCGAAGATTTACCTTGGGGCGGAAAATTTGCTTTCTACTGGTGTATCGTAGGTGGAGCGATAGATTCTCGCTACATCGGTGCCATTAAAAAAGGAATTATGCAACAGTTGAAAGAAGGTCCATTAACTGGTTCACACTGCCAAAACATCAGAGTTTCTGTATATGACGGAAAAATGCACAGTGTAGACTCTAATGATATTTCTTTCCAATTGGCAGCTTCTGGTGCGTTTAAAGAAGCGTTCCATAATGCGCACCCTCAATTGCTAGAACCTATGTATCATGTAGAAATTCTAGCTCCAGACGAATGTACTGGTGATGTAATGGGAGATTTACAAACCAGACGTGCCATGATTTCTGGAATGGATAGCGAAGGTCATTATCAAAAAATTATGGCAGAAGTTCCATTGGCTGAAATGAACGATTATGGTTCTACATTGCGTTCATTAACAGGAGGTAGAGCAAAATTCTCTATGAAATTTAATGACTACCAATTGGTTCCTGCCAATGTACAACAAGACCTCGTGAAAAAACATGCTGCTGAAAAAGTAGAAGCATAG
- a CDS encoding ImmA/IrrE family metallo-endopeptidase — MKVEQNIKRLKYLLSLFSMTIDDLLILISDGLKNPILEEEILSDNIKLSHLKRIDKVFNKGLHFYLDPKSPEVSKDASIFFRKSKFDADLNIGAKKIVNQFEEFKISLSAISKLAEINTDRILPIFKTTDNPQKVALEIREILYPEFQDSLRDFLKSLISKFAEKNILVFEFIETWNKKEKANIDGFFLNPNVIVLKRQQSSFRREIFTLAHELGHYLLNIEEVDNLELADLANHNLSKIEKWCNDFAFYFIAGEYGNVIDRLEKANSLNDYNHEIVEEISKKTHLSQIAIFTRLLLNNQISPKDYKNVKADFEEQFRLKQLEEQKQKELDKQNGIQRGGAVPKPINSPLLISTIQTAFYEGVINEFDVCKTLNITPDKLDKYIQ; from the coding sequence TTGAAAGTAGAACAAAACATAAAAAGGCTTAAATATCTTCTATCATTATTTAGTATGACGATAGATGATCTTCTTATATTAATAAGTGATGGTTTAAAAAATCCTATTTTAGAAGAAGAAATTCTTTCAGACAATATAAAATTAAGCCATTTAAAAAGAATTGATAAAGTTTTTAATAAAGGACTTCACTTTTATTTAGACCCAAAGTCTCCCGAAGTTTCAAAAGACGCAAGTATTTTCTTTAGAAAATCAAAATTTGATGCAGATTTAAATATTGGTGCAAAAAAAATTGTAAATCAATTTGAAGAATTTAAAATTTCTCTATCGGCTATTTCTAAATTAGCTGAGATAAATACTGATAGGATATTACCTATTTTTAAAACCACAGATAATCCTCAAAAAGTTGCGTTGGAAATACGAGAAATTTTATATCCTGAATTTCAAGATAGCTTAAGAGACTTTTTAAAGTCATTAATTTCAAAGTTTGCAGAAAAAAATATTTTAGTTTTTGAATTTATTGAAACTTGGAATAAAAAAGAAAAAGCTAATATTGATGGATTTTTTCTAAATCCAAATGTAATTGTCTTAAAAAGACAGCAAAGCTCTTTTAGACGTGAGATATTTACTTTAGCTCATGAGTTAGGCCATTATCTCTTGAATATTGAAGAAGTTGATAATTTAGAATTAGCAGATTTAGCAAATCACAATTTATCAAAAATTGAAAAATGGTGTAATGATTTTGCTTTCTATTTTATTGCAGGTGAATATGGAAATGTAATTGATAGACTTGAAAAAGCAAATAGTTTAAATGATTACAATCATGAAATTGTAGAAGAAATTTCCAAAAAAACTCATTTAAGTCAAATTGCAATTTTTACAAGACTTTTATTAAACAATCAAATATCGCCCAAAGATTACAAAAATGTAAAGGCTGATTTTGAAGAACAGTTCAGGTTAAAACAATTAGAAGAACAAAAACAAAAAGAATTAGACAAACAAAATGGAATTCAAAGAGGTGGCGCTGTACCTAAACCAATTAATTCTCCTTTATTAATTTCAACTATTCAAACAGCCTTTTATGAAGGTGTAATAAATGAATTTGATGTTTGTAAAACATTAAATATAACTCCAGATAAATTAGATAAATATATTCAATGA
- a CDS encoding DUF4411 family protein encodes MKVIIDTNSLLSLVRYYLPFDKENLLFNFIKEKIEIGEIIIIDKVYEQCTYNAKGLILKQLAFLTDKSFLKKSKTPYKTDSLIAPSPAKFLRMVENQFVVGVQRKKINDVEFEVKKNQHLEDADIKLILLCLNLIKNEENVYLVTEETTGGNDNKLFVKIPLMCRELSIKCITLPKLIKLYLDDFELHFK; translated from the coding sequence ATGAAAGTAATAATCGACACTAACTCACTTTTGTCGTTGGTTCGTTATTACTTACCGTTTGACAAAGAAAATTTACTATTCAATTTCATAAAAGAAAAAATTGAAATTGGCGAAATAATTATAATAGATAAGGTTTATGAACAATGTACATATAATGCAAAAGGTTTAATATTAAAACAATTAGCATTTTTGACAGATAAATCATTTTTAAAGAAATCAAAAACACCGTACAAAACTGATTCTTTAATTGCTCCATCTCCAGCGAAATTTCTAAGAATGGTAGAAAATCAGTTCGTTGTTGGAGTACAACGAAAAAAAATTAATGATGTCGAATTCGAAGTAAAGAAAAATCAACATCTTGAAGATGCTGACATAAAACTAATACTTCTATGTCTCAACTTAATTAAGAATGAAGAAAATGTTTATCTTGTAACTGAAGAAACTACTGGAGGCAATGATAATAAATTATTTGTTAAAATTCCTCTTATGTGTCGTGAATTAAGTATCAAGTGTATTACATTACCCAAATTGATTAAGTTATATCTTGACGACTTTGAACTACATTTCAAATAA